Below is a genomic region from Procambarus clarkii isolate CNS0578487 chromosome 63, FALCON_Pclarkii_2.0, whole genome shotgun sequence.
TAAAGAATAAGATTATTCCCTCAAAGGATCATTAATGATGAGCTGCAATACCAAGTAAAACAGCCAGCCTCCATCCTTGCTCTTGCCAATGAACATGCTGAAATTGCCACACCTTGACTGACATTGCTCTTACTTCTATAGAGATGCCAATGTTTTCTGTATGTGAAGACCAGAAATAATAACGTTTCATCCACAATTCAGCACAAACTAGTTCAATGCTAGTAATAAATAAATCCAGTTTTTACTCCTTGGGTTATACAAATCTACCTAGTTCAGCCTAAGTTGGGTTCCTTATAGTTGAGTAAATAAACATGTCAAAAGAGAAAAAAAGATGCAAAGACTCTGCCAAGAAAACAGTATTAAAATTAAAACTTAGGTAAACTTATATATTCAACTTGTATACTAAAGAAAGACAGTGGCCACTTAACTCTTACACTGCTCCAAATACTACCTACCACTTCCTCGTGTAATCAAATTACCAGTTTCAACTGATTTTCAAAAGTTTTCAATACTTCTTTTATCCATGCTTATCAAGATGTAGGACTTTAGATAActtagcagtttaagggttaagctaAAATCACTCAGCAAAGATACAGGGCCAAATAAATTCCCAGAAATTGAAAAACAAATCCTGCAAACTTAAATGAATTAGAGAAGAACATTTACTATAATTCAGTAATAAAATGAAGTTTTATTTTATATACAGTACCTCAGAATTCACCGGGAAAATTGCAATGTTTATGCACGAGAGCAAAAcagaaattaaaaataaattaaagcATTTCATGCTACTTATTCCatatataaaattatttattTCTGATGCTTACAAACActaaaaatatattttgttatAATGTAGGAACACTACAGATATGTTAGCTTTTTGTTTTCAATACAAGAAATATAAAGATTTAGAAAGTCAAAGCTTTTGAAAAGGGTTAAAAACGTTTACAATATTCTAGTTTAAATAAAATCCTGTCTGCATCAGTTAAACTGATGACAGCCTGAACCTGCTGTTGCTTGCAGTCTAACATATTCTCCAGTTTTTATATTCAAACTTCTGTATGTTCTGACAAactgaaagaaaaggaaagaaattTTGTTTACACTCTGGGATCTGTATATATTTGGAGTATGTTCAAATAATCATGGTGGCAAACTATTTTGTTTTACAATCACTCAATACAAAGTTTAGGGTTAAAGTGAACATGAAAGTCTTTCTTAGTAGAATAATTTGGCAACTCCCTAAGGAAAGATGTATCATGTGCCTATAGGATAGAATCAAGTAGTCAAGCAGGACAACGTAATTGGCATTGATGCTACAATAACTTTTTCAAGCAGTCTGTGCAGGGTTCTTATAGGAGCTAGGGAGTCAATAGAGAACATTCAGGCTAGTTCAGAATGACAGATCTATTAATAAAAACTTAGAATCCCTTTGAAACCCTCCCTTATCCTCATAGTGACCACCAAAGAATGGGTCTCGCTAACTGCCATACGGTGGTAACACTAAACTTACTTCTGGGTTCTCTGATCTGAAACAAACCACACGCTTCCTGGTGTAATGaactgactctgcccactggaaAAGTAAGGCAACATGGGAAGGAGCAGCTGAATGAGTCTACTCAGAAAGATGCTATTCACATTCACTCAAAATGTTTATTTTTGAGTTATCACATTTGGCAGCTCCCAATAATACTGCAGAAAGTCACCCAATGGATGCTGAATGAAGAAGAATACCACACTCATAACAGATGAACCAGGAAGTGAAGGCACTAATACAGATGCCAGCAGAGAGCATGCTCAGTGTTTAGACAACCCACCCAAAGTAGCCCCTGGAAGGAAATTTTTGGAAGGCAACACTGCAAATATATACTGTTTATCTTTCAGAAACCCACAACTCTGATCTCAGAGCAGAAAATGGAAGAAAGGCATGCTTTATATGGGACAAATTTTACAAAACATGTACAGAAGAATATGCCTGAAACTGACTCACCTTAACAAACCTGTGCAGCCTCTGTGCAAGCGAGGATAGGCGAATAGTTCAGAAAGAGTGTATCAGAAGGTATATGTTTTAAAAGCACCAAACAATGCCATAAAAAAGCAACCTGGAAGCAgggatgccagattgggctacttgtagcccaattcaTTTACCAATTAGGATAATTGTATTCAATTAAAAAGCCATCTATGTATGTCGCTACTTACTACTTTTTCGGCTacagttaaaattaaaataagCTGGGCTGTTTATTCTAAATAGCGAATCAATCGGGAAAAAAATATTTGGCTACTTTTAttgtaaagtttgtgacatttagtTCTTCATCTCGTGACTTTCGGCAACTCAAATCTGTCACCCCTGcctggaaaaggaaatgatacacCCGAGTACAACAAACTAGCCTTAATAAAGCTCAAATGGAATGAACTACTAGTTGTCCTGAACTTTGCTATAAATGTATTAACAAAAAGTTTCCCTAACCAAAAACAACTCAAAATCTCAAGGGGTCAGGTATACACTATAAGGATGTTAAATTTCATAATGACAAAAGACCTAGAACCTTATACATAAGACTAGGCCTGCACCAAAAGTGTACGGGGAGAGCAAATATAAAAAAGCTTTGTGAACCTTGAGGCAAGGAGAATGCACTTCTATGCATGCACTTCCAGTTCATAACAATGCAGTTACTAATTCTATGAAGAGTGAATGCATGGCTGATCACTTCCCATTCTCAAACCTCCAACCCCAATCACACCTTAAAATAAAGGAAGTGACAACGTTATTGTCcagcctggaccattgtcaagtctctctctctttttattttTAATTCCTATTACTTCTATGATTTACTTATTATTTTGTTGCCCTTCACCTCATATTCTAACCTTATATATTTGACTTGCTCCACCACTCTTTCTTTTCACAACTTGATAAAGGTCCACAACATCCCACAATGTTGTCACTACCTTCATTTTTAGATGTGTGGATTGGGTGTCTAATTTTCCACCACATTATTGTGGCTTACTGTCTGCATTCCCATTCTtgtttctctctcattctctgccTGCTCCTTTCCTTTCatgtcttcttctctctctctctcccccccccattctTTCCTTCTATATATTTTCCCTCTCCATCTTTCACTCCAGTTGAACCTCAACTCTCTCCATCTACTATAACCTTCAAGACTTTTTACATATGTACTTCTTACATTTGCATAATGTTGTAATGTATTGTACTTCTAAAATTAAATACTGATTTAGAATCTGGAAGCTTAATTTTTGTTTTCTGTATACAACAGCTGCAATGAGCGTTGATCTGCATGTTTTCTTGATGCTAAAGATTTATGAACAGATACAATGTAAGACCAAGACCAAGTATAGAGCATATCTATATTCGTATTCATCAAGCAACACAATATTCATTACTGAAGACGTATTCATCTTGGAGAAAATCCAGCATTTTCTCAGGAACAACTGATGAATCATCTGAACAGTAAAATTTTTATGTAACCTAAGGATTATGAATACACTGGATAAAAACTCATGAGATGAAGCACTATTTGGCTACAGGATAAAAAATTATCAAAACAAGTTTAAGAAAATTATGGCTGCAAAATTCTGCATTCCAATGATGCAGTGCTCCGTGGACCTATATCCAGCAAATCCATAATTCTTAGATTAAATAAGGGTTCACTGTTTAGATGATTCTTAATTACTCTTCAGAAAGTGCAGCTTTTTCTACGAAATGGGTCAGGTTGCAACAACATGTGGAACAATAATACCCAATGGTTTTAATTATAATGGCTGTTGTCAAAGGATTTATTATATGTTAACAAATTATGTTTGCATAAGAATGTGAATTAGTTTCAGTAATATTCTTATCAATAAAATATACAGAGAACACCAGTGCCAAACATACCTGGAATCAAATTGACAAGCTATTGATGAATTTTTGAGAAGATAGTGAAGATGATTACTGTAATCTCTCTGTTGGGCTTCTCTTCTTGGTTTGTCCATTTTCTTTGCATTACAGCTTCCATCGAGACTAAAATTATCGAGATTTCTATGTTTCTCCCAAATTGACTCAAGCGCCTCACTCAGATTACGGGCCCATGGAGATCCTAAATTATTATTTTCATACTCATTATCAGAAAAGTGTTCAGGTGACTCACTTATGTACCCTCCTCTTCCCATGCAACATCCTGAATCCCAGGTGTCTCCCAAGTGAAGAGAGTCTCTGTCTGGGTCAGGAAGGCTTAAGGGCTCACTGCTTTCCTCAGAGCTCTGGGGTCTTCGTGTAAAAGTTAGACTAATTGCAGAGTCTGAAGTGTCATGTAGAGAAACTTTATATTCACTGTCTTTTGTTTTACTGTAAATATCTTCCTCATTCCTAATTTGATTAAGGAATGTTGTATCAAGACAAGTGGTTTTAAAGCTTGTTAGTACTGGAATTATATTTTCAAAATCAGTCGAAGATGAGAAATGAAAGTTCTTATTTGACTGTAAAGAGCCACCGTGGGATTTGAGTTCTTGTTCGGGAACCTGGATACTATTTTTTCTACTAGGTGTAACATCTTCAtcttcactctcttgaacactgcagaCATAGTCGGAATTGTAGGATGAAACACTTGGGCTATGTATTAACAACTCTTCAGGAATTCTGCTCCACTCTGGTGTTGCTGGCCTGCTTTTGTCTTCACAATTACCTTCAGACACTTCAGAAGGTAGAGGTGAGCTTGGCTGCTGCACACTTGGTAACTGAGTGACTTGTTCATTTGTTGTCATCTCTCTGGGACAATCATGAATATCAGGGAGAACAGATATTCTCGGTCCTGCTAAGTGCCTTACATCATCCACATACTCTAAGTCAAGACCAAGAATATGGTCTTTACTGTACATGTCAGCTTCATCATCCAACTGGCAGACAACATCACTCAGAGGAACAAATATTTCCCCTTGATCTgaaaattaattaattttaagAAACAAGTTTCATTTAATGTTAAAATATTTTCAAATAAACTTGATCTGAAATATAAATATCCACTTATCAAATGCTGGAAAAAAATGAGAATGTGACTGCAGGTGTGAAAGATGACGCTTACAAAATGAGAGAGAACATTCGTGCACTGATGAAAGCCAATCAGTATGGTACGACAAAACTGACAAGGGGTAAAATTAGACCGAGTGTATTGCTACCTCTGCCTATCATCAGTCCTTAAGGGTACTTTGTTTAGATAGCATCAAAGGCACTGTAGAGGACATAGGTACGTAAACAGAACTAAACTCAGGAATTTATTGTTATAAGGCTTTGAACTTAAATGAAGTGAGAAGAGAAATAACTGAAGTGCACTCGTAAAAGTAATAACTATAAGACAATACTGTACATATATCTTTAACAGTAGACTGGCAGCACAttactggatgtgagaaaagtgcaaaataataaacaaatatgtaCAGTATGAGCTGCAATCAGCAAATGCCTTAGTTATCCCAAACCTCAACCCATAACTCTAATCCTAAACAAATCTACAGTCAGAACTGCCCAGCTCTGGCTAGCCTACACCTAGGTTCCAATTGCCCCAAGCCACGATACGGTCCACGTGATGTCACCTTCATCCAGCCTGATCATTAGCCGGCAGCATCATTGATCATGGCATCACTGGGTCAGGAGCTATATGATGGTTTAGGTGGTTTAGAGAGTGTTTGCAGGGGAGGGGGAACTCCCGTATCCTAACAGTATGGTATTGTATATTAAAAGCTTCTTTCTGAGCATAACACTTGGTTGCTTTCTAAGATAAAATCCTACTGGCCTCATGTTCAGACAGAGCAGGTCAGCATTCTTTATTAGTATTGGAAGAATTTTTTCAAACTGTTCCTACCAGGTCATATAGGTACTAGGAAGACACTAAATAATGCTATAATACTGTAGGTGTTTGCATATAGATATATAAAATATCGATATATAAAGAGCCAGAAACAATTGCTAAAGAACACACCTGGTGGCCAGAGTGCAACAGTTACTCCAAGAAGACTGCCAGTAGTACCATCACACACACCCCACGTTTCATCAATGTCCCCTTTGGAACCCTCGTCTGCAACTTCAGTGATAACTGTTTCATTTATGCTGGTAATGGGTGATCCTTGCAGATGGTGCTGAGTGAGGCTTGAACTCCTTGATGgatatttacaatgtccaaagtataTAACAGTCCCAATGCGATCACCTTGAACCAACACTTTACTACCTTGAGGCAGTAGCAATCCTTCACTGTAAGAAAAAATTGTAACCATAATTTTATTTAGATtacagtatttaattttaaaaagatCATGTGTTGTAAGCTAAAGGTAGCTACGGGTACAGTATATTCTCAACCCTTCATCTCAACTAATATGAAAATATGATATGAGAATCAATGGGAGTAGTGAGGTGACTCAAATCAGTGATCAGGATATGTAACTCCAAGTAGCATACCTTTCACTAGTACGAATTTTCATGGTTcaggggtaaggtacatgactggAAGTACCCTGGTCACTGGTTCTAGTTACCTCAGTGCTCGAATGGATTTTcacattgatatatatatcacgttagtgtgatttctttgtATACATTATGGTATGTTATGATAACCAATGTATCAAATGCAACATACTGTACTATGAAAAGTAGCAGCTcacaaaaaaaccagcgttgaatgtaatgaaacgccattttctgggcgagtcccggaggctccccggagctatccatggctgatatggataccctaactattttgcatcagtcgatgtgggtggagttctaggcctaccggggaccacgagccagaacctggccccctcagagaggcacggggagcaatggcccatagaaatgcacatgtgatttggagcattcattatctgccatcgaccgggacaggcacccagaaaggtaagcgtcacaaaacaaacccctattctggttaaacaacaaaaatcgacaaatgagtggacagaactcccccaggaaaacgaactaacaagcatgacgtcacgcgagccgcgccgcatgtctgcgcagctccccccctccccgggagggggggaagggggagccccagacccccgcgtcggcgatccccgccccagttctgaggctggatatcaaaactgtgaaaaacccgccgaccggagggcgggagggtgccgggagcctccgggactcacccagaaaatggcgtttcattacattcaacgctggttttctggtgggagcccttacggctccccggagctacctcaccaaagactacctaaaaaacaaggggacatacctgGGAGGCGGTCGGAGAATCACTccacaacacgaagtcgagacaacaacccaaggtaTAGCATTCGCCAGAAAAAAGGGAAAACGGCCGCAGACAAAGAAAACCTATGATCACGACaataggagccaaaaaccactgcgcctgagaagagcaagaagctctgccacacggCCCCCCGAGGCGAATGCCAACACAAAAAGAAaaccgaggcaaagcaaacctgacctcaaggagccacaaccatcaaggagaagaaaaacaggagagcaccctgtccaaagaccaggacgacacagacagtgcataagcaggccggaggtgtaacaacgcacgatacaacctgcgaaacggcgcagaaggaatatcgataccgaaagctagcagcagaaaccaaggtgccagaccttggaacggccccaagcgcctctacatcctccgcaagccaatcctatgacagccccaggagggaaaagaaaacgcaggaccaaaacgaaaatgccataagtgtgcaagaccacctccacaagtgcagctaacagggaaggaactcgcataaggagccgccccgcaccaacatcccgcagaagggcaggagcgaaaagactcatgaggaggagcaaaatcgctcccaggaaaactaggagcgccgagacagtgtgaagagaagagatattcacaaaagaacaaaaaggccaacacccagaagctgctgggaagaggacccacaagccctagaaaggaccggagggaagctcacccgaatgacgacagacgcaccagaaaacgggaaggagcaaaacagtcccgaaccttcgagaacaaaaagaagcaaacacaaaggacgaaggcccCAAAACCCcatcgcacccgagaccaaaagtcatgcagaaaccccaagaagagggggacatgacggaagaaggcccgtcccggaaaaaggggcgaagatcgtagaaaagcacccaccgacaggacggaaacaACGGGTACAACGGACAAGGAAACCAAGCCCAGGGAGGGGCCAACGCCCACAAAGCACGTGcggagagggggaacggaaaaccccacaccacaaaactgcaagtCCCCCCCAGAGGGTTAGAAACACCCCGGCGGGGACTAACGGGGCCTGAGGCCTCTCACGtgagccccaccccagccccaggaacccaccctgcaggccccggggccgagctgtcccctcaaagccccagcgtcaagaaaaaccccggggcagccatgaaaaacacgaaggaagggagcccactaagctctggaacttgaactgaaaccggaggataggcgaggggcgatATGAAGacccccaagctcatccccagccagcacaatgagGCGAGGACAAGACAGTGAAACCAAGGAACATGGAAAGACCAGGCCCTGCAcggcaagaccggcaaggaaggagagccccagagggagcacggaagggccgaacataacgccacaaccaaccccgacacacagctgcagtaccaaaaccgcagcaaaacgtcaccacactccccgaggaagcgacagagaagatagataaatcaaacacgagtggcacacaaggggacataggcggaaaccgagcacccaactgagccacagggacggtagaagaaatgtgtgcagtgtaacaggcaatcaaaggaacacattaggcagcccaacatgggctgaccccatacacagccccaacagcagagatgagagtgcccaagaagcacagaatccgcccgacaggcaaacgacagaggagaggcggaaacaaagagccagaacccaacctGCAAACACAAGGAGGCAAACACAAAACCTCCGACACAGGAAAACTTACTACcaaacaggcacccccaccgttgcactgcggaacaaggtggaggcggggccccgaactcaagcaaggttagacaagcataggagaggggcaggaggagtacaggcaggaacCGCCTCTGAAGGGACAAGAGGCCACCTGCAGACACCtgtgaaccgaggaaggaatcaggtggagagaacaagagctgcccagtatgggctaatagcactgcagtaggcacctcgggtgatacggtccacgttctcaagtacgtatgtacacccattcctactcccaaaaacaaaaacagcgtcaggacggAGGAGACGCCaaaaccgcaccaactcacctgaAGAACATAGGCcctgaagggccatgacgcaagtGTTCGAGTCCGTATCCGCCGGAGGCAGCCAGtgcgcccatgctggagaggaggggagcagcgaaggaggctccccaccctagaacgcAGGGAAAAACCTCATGAATTCCACACAGtggcaccccagaacacccccaaagcaacggggcacggatGGGAATAAgaaaagaacgagaggcgaaggccCCCGAGAGAATTGGAgcagaacacgtgtgcacaccgcccagaaccaaaacaaactcccacgacGCATGCGCAGGACGCAAAagaaagtagcccaaccaggcgagaagtagcccaacaaggcgagaagtagcccaataaaacgagaagtagcccaataaagcgagaattagcccaacaaggcgagaagtagcccaacaaggcgagaagtagcccaaccggctacaaggagcccaagcggtcacaaaggagcccaaacggctacaaaggagcccaaacgactacaaaggagcccaaacggcgacaaggagcccaaatggcgacaaggagcccaaactgctacaaggagcccaaacggctacaaggagcccaaacggctacaaggagcccaacctgtccagaacagaaggaaccagtatggaggcaaactccgggacacgcaggaggaagccgcaaaggccaaccgcaccgcaggcgaagagatgcggttagccgaaaacctcctgaagacggaaccgaagaaaccacagggacacggaaccgaacccggggaggagcagaacccaagcccaaatcgtacgcagaggggggaaagataaccccactcctcgtaacagtaagccccgctcagaaggacggaaatccaggcggggcacaatggagcccaaggcccccaaggcagctcctccccaaccccaggagcctctgcaccaggccccAGGGCCGAGTTGACCTCCAAAGCcctggcctcacaagaaaaagccggggcagccgagagagctgaaagagaagggggcccactggtcaaaaccccggagcatcggccggaggaacagactcgaatgcctccgcagttGCCTCCGCagaccccgaagcctgcagatgcgtaggggccggaa
It encodes:
- the LOC123769451 gene encoding uncharacterized protein isoform X2 — its product is MGDDKSDTSSIWPRDELEFVSEFPLGPQRQPQDSAASRERDEAVSAAVSVVVASARQGVVALCASVAHVIRQKMRLQQNVAELEKKIAAFEKSSSTDMCVTCHCASRGQAVDTHSLVESPSSQRCGSAPPSFIGSSLKLSRGENKNINGCCQINNTRSVVLGDKCESCRQMQRPERRTSSATIPDSHLPTVLKPGEKKTAFLRGQGYASSRSLNIGRSPPSSSFMRKKYSTISLRRVRRSALNKQGVSVGTWSSCSSHRSSVNSLECRGSTSRTSSRSCIVTVAEVYSSPTPCLTAANTESDAIRLLARKLTNVLQASEAQLEDSLPESSPSDSCNRDTVTSLMPEATSYEHLYAPHPLAGCECVVCTHLAADPDTHLYILTTNEGLLLPQGSKVLVQGDRIGTVIYFGHCKYPSRSSSLTQHHLQGSPITSINETVITEVADEGSKGDIDETWGVCDGTTGSLLGVTVALWPPDQGEIFVPLSDVVCQLDDEADMYSKDHILGLDLEYVDDVRHLAGPRISVLPDIHDCPREMTTNEQVTQLPSVQQPSSPLPSEVSEGNCEDKSRPATPEWSRIPEELLIHSPSVSSYNSDYVCSVQESEDEDVTPSRKNSIQVPEQELKSHGGSLQSNKNFHFSSSTDFENIIPVLTSFKTTCLDTTFLNQIRNEEDIYSKTKDSEYKVSLHDTSDSAISLTFTRRPQSSEESSEPLSLPDPDRDSLHLGDTWDSGCCMGRGGYISESPEHFSDNEYENNNLGSPWARNLSEALESIWEKHRNLDNFSLDGSCNAKKMDKPRREAQQRDYSNHLHYLLKNSSIACQFDSRQG
- the LOC123769451 gene encoding uncharacterized protein isoform X1 produces the protein MGDDKSDTSSIWPRDELEFVSEFPLGPQRQPQDSAASRERDEAVSAAVSVVVASARQGVVALCASVAHVIRQKMRLQQNVAELEKKIAAFEKSSSTDMCVTCHCASRGQAVDTHSLVESPSSQRCGSAPPSFIGSSLKLSRGENKNINGCCQINNTRSVVLGDKCESCRQMQRPERRTSSATIPDSHLPTVLKPGEKKTAFLRGQGYASSRSLNIGRSPPSSSFMRKKYSTISLRRVRRSALNKQGVSVGTWSSCSSHRSSVNSLECRGSTSRTSSRSCIVTVAEVYSSPTPCLTAANTESDAIRLLARKLTNVLQASEAQLEDSLPESSPSDSCNRDTVTSLMPEATSYEHLYAPHPLAGCECVVCTHLAADPDTHLYILTTNEGLLLPQGSKVLVQGDRIGTVIYFGHCKYPSRSSSLTQHHLQGSPITSINETVITEVADEGSKGDIDETWGVCDGTTGSLLGVTVALWPPDQGEIFVPLSDVVCQLDDEADMYSKDHILGLDLEYVDDVRHLAGPRISVLPDIHDCPREMTTNEQVTQLPSVQQPSSPLPSEVSEGNCEDKSRPATPEWSRIPEELLIHSPSVSSYNSDYVCSVQESEDEDVTPSRKNSIQVPEQELKSHGGSLQSNKNFHFSSSTDFENIIPVLTSFKTTCLDTTFLNQIRNEEDIYSKTKDSEYKVSLHDTSDSAISLTFTRRPQSSEESSEPLSLPDPDRDSLHLGDTWDSGCCMGRGGYISESPEHFSDNEYENNNLGSPWARNLSEALESIWEKHRNLDNFSLDGSCNAKKMDKPRREAQQRDYSNHLHYLLKNSSIACQFDSSLSEHTEV